The Petrocella atlantisensis genome has a window encoding:
- a CDS encoding NUDIX hydrolase → MENKFRRIKRTEIHKGKRVHLFHDRLVTPTGKEVEWELIMHPGASAVIPIDDEGKIVMVRQYRNASDDYVLEIPAGVFDAPDEDPLVCAKRELEEEIGYTSEDVTFLYKFYSSIGICDEIIHIFVAKNLIVSKQNLDDDEFVTIERYTLDELVDMVLDGRLTDNKTISAIMTYKVSLERA, encoded by the coding sequence ATGGAAAACAAGTTCAGACGCATTAAGCGTACCGAGATTCACAAGGGTAAGCGTGTCCATCTTTTTCATGACCGCCTGGTAACACCTACAGGTAAGGAAGTGGAGTGGGAGTTGATCATGCATCCCGGTGCTTCAGCGGTAATACCCATCGATGATGAAGGCAAGATTGTGATGGTAAGGCAGTACAGAAACGCCAGTGACGACTATGTCTTAGAGATTCCAGCCGGGGTATTTGATGCACCCGATGAAGATCCTCTGGTATGTGCCAAAAGAGAACTGGAAGAAGAGATCGGTTACACCTCAGAGGATGTTACCTTTTTGTACAAGTTCTACTCCAGCATCGGCATCTGTGATGAGATCATCCACATCTTTGTGGCCAAGAACCTGATCGTAAGCAAACAGAACCTAGATGATGATGAATTCGTCACCATCGAACGCTATACATTAGATGAACTGGTCGACATGGTCCTTGATGGCCGTTTGACCGACAACAAAACAATATCAGCCATAATGACTTACAAAGTCAGTTTGGAAAGAGCATAA
- a CDS encoding aminotransferase class I/II-fold pyridoxal phosphate-dependent enzyme yields the protein MAYYSQFSKESLDALRLELEQQLKRYESENHDLNMARGKPCSDQLDLSNALLDIKIPLEKNPNDDFRNYGTLDGIPQTKQLFAELLEVDPSEIIIGGNSSLNMMYSTLAKVMLFGTSEEETPWCHIKDLKFLCPVPGYDRHFAICQKFGMEMINIDMTDEGPDMDQVEALVANDPTIKGIWCVPKFSNPTGITYSDRVVERLAKMKTAATDFRIIWDNAYVVHELYNDTEPLMNIMEACKAAGTQDRPYLFTSMSKVTFAGASVAAMAASKNNIDFILGIMGVQTIGSDKINQYRHSAFLKDLQGVKNHMKKHAQIIKPKFDLVLKILDEKLTDRQIATWSVPRGGYFINLDVMDGCAKEVVEMAESVGLKLTPAGATYPYGKDPFDRNIRIAPTFPPMDELEKAIEILCVCIELVSIHKYIERLDHQEEMAQ from the coding sequence ATGGCATACTACTCTCAATTTTCAAAAGAATCCTTAGATGCGCTACGTCTTGAGCTGGAACAGCAGTTGAAAAGATACGAGAGCGAAAACCACGATCTGAATATGGCCCGTGGCAAACCTTGTTCCGATCAGTTGGATCTCTCTAACGCCTTGTTAGATATTAAGATACCCCTTGAAAAGAACCCGAACGACGATTTCAGAAACTATGGTACCTTAGACGGTATACCACAGACAAAGCAACTTTTTGCAGAATTATTGGAAGTAGATCCCTCAGAGATCATCATTGGTGGCAATTCTAGCTTGAATATGATGTACAGCACCCTGGCAAAAGTCATGCTCTTTGGTACATCCGAAGAAGAAACACCATGGTGTCACATAAAAGACCTCAAATTCCTATGCCCTGTACCGGGCTATGACAGACATTTTGCCATATGCCAAAAATTCGGTATGGAGATGATCAACATAGATATGACAGACGAAGGACCGGATATGGATCAGGTAGAAGCCCTAGTAGCAAACGACCCTACCATCAAAGGCATCTGGTGTGTACCTAAGTTCTCTAATCCAACAGGCATTACCTATTCGGACCGTGTTGTGGAGCGTTTGGCGAAGATGAAGACAGCTGCGACGGATTTTAGAATCATCTGGGACAACGCTTATGTGGTTCATGAACTATATAACGATACAGAGCCCCTTATGAATATCATGGAAGCTTGTAAAGCAGCAGGTACACAGGACCGTCCTTATCTTTTCACCTCCATGTCCAAAGTGACCTTTGCCGGTGCCTCTGTTGCAGCCATGGCAGCCAGTAAGAACAACATCGACTTTATACTGGGCATCATGGGTGTTCAGACCATAGGATCCGATAAGATTAACCAATACAGGCATTCAGCTTTTTTAAAAGACCTTCAAGGCGTCAAGAACCATATGAAAAAACACGCTCAGATTATTAAGCCTAAGTTTGATCTGGTCCTTAAGATTCTAGATGAGAAGCTAACAGACCGTCAGATTGCAACCTGGAGTGTACCAAGAGGTGGTTATTTCATCAATCTAGACGTAATGGACGGATGCGCCAAGGAAGTGGTAGAGATGGCAGAATCCGTTGGCCTCAAGCTGACACCGGCCGGAGCGACCTATCCTTATGGTAAGGATCCGTTTGACCGTAACATTCGTATTGCACCTACTTTTCCGCCTATGGATGAACTTGAAAAAGCCATTGAGATCTTATGTGTTTGCATCGAGTTGGTATCCATTCATAAATACATCGAGCGACTTGATCACCAAGAAGAAATGGCTCAATAA
- the purB gene encoding adenylosuccinate lyase: MNTTYETPLGSRYASPEMLYLFSPDKKFKTWRKLWIALAEAEKELGLDITDEQIEELKAFAEDINYDVAIAREKEVRHDVMAHVYAYGEQAKKAKPIIHLGATSCYVGDNTDIIIMNEALSLLRDKLINVIDKLGTFAMTYKDMPTLGFTHFQPAQLTTVGKRACLWLEDLLLDLEDMNHQLSKRLLRGAKGTTGTQATYLSLFENDHEKVKKLDEIIAKKVGYTSSYPVTGQTYPRKLDSQFLNVLSGIAQSAYKFSNDMRLLQNLKEMEEPFEKSQIGSSAMAYKRNPMRTERISSLARHVICNALNPAITASTQWFERTLDDSANKRLAIPEAFLAVDAILEIFMNVVDGLVVYPKVIRNRVMSELPFMATEIIMMEGVKRGGDRQELHELIRTHSMEAGKQVKMEGKPNDLIERILADSQFKMTEEEIYAILEPENFVGRAPEQVVDFITGYVEPILEANKAILGKKAELSV; this comes from the coding sequence ATGAACACTACATATGAAACCCCACTAGGATCTAGATACGCCAGCCCGGAGATGCTCTACCTTTTCTCGCCGGACAAGAAGTTCAAGACCTGGCGTAAGCTATGGATTGCTTTGGCAGAAGCTGAGAAGGAACTGGGACTGGACATAACCGATGAACAGATAGAAGAACTCAAGGCTTTTGCAGAGGATATTAATTATGATGTTGCTATAGCGAGGGAAAAAGAAGTCCGTCATGATGTCATGGCCCATGTATATGCTTACGGTGAACAAGCCAAAAAAGCCAAGCCAATCATTCACTTGGGTGCTACCAGCTGTTATGTTGGTGATAACACAGACATCATCATCATGAATGAAGCCCTCTCCTTACTAAGAGACAAGCTGATTAATGTCATTGACAAATTAGGGACCTTTGCCATGACTTACAAAGATATGCCGACTTTGGGTTTTACCCATTTTCAACCGGCTCAACTCACCACCGTTGGTAAGCGCGCCTGTCTATGGTTAGAAGACCTTTTGCTTGACCTTGAAGATATGAACCATCAGCTCTCCAAAAGACTCCTAAGAGGCGCTAAAGGCACCACAGGCACCCAAGCAACTTACCTCAGTCTTTTTGAGAACGATCATGAGAAAGTCAAAAAATTAGATGAAATCATCGCTAAGAAAGTAGGTTACACTTCCTCCTATCCGGTTACAGGACAGACATACCCTAGGAAGTTAGATTCGCAGTTCCTGAATGTCTTAAGCGGAATCGCACAGTCCGCCTATAAGTTCAGCAACGACATGCGCCTGTTGCAGAATCTAAAAGAAATGGAAGAGCCTTTTGAGAAAAGTCAGATTGGATCTTCCGCTATGGCCTATAAGCGTAACCCTATGCGTACAGAGCGCATCTCTTCTTTAGCAAGACATGTAATATGTAACGCCCTTAATCCGGCCATCACCGCTTCAACCCAGTGGTTTGAGCGTACTTTAGATGACAGTGCCAACAAGCGTTTGGCCATACCGGAAGCCTTTCTTGCCGTTGACGCTATACTTGAGATCTTCATGAACGTGGTTGACGGCCTTGTGGTATATCCTAAGGTTATACGTAACCGTGTCATGAGCGAACTGCCTTTTATGGCCACAGAGATCATCATGATGGAAGGGGTCAAAAGAGGGGGCGACAGGCAAGAACTCCATGAGCTCATTCGGACCCATTCTATGGAAGCCGGTAAGCAAGTGAAGATGGAAGGTAAGCCCAATGATCTCATAGAACGGATATTGGCAGATTCTCAGTTCAAGATGACAGAAGAAGAGATCTACGCCATCTTAGAACCGGAGAACTTTGTCGGTCGCGCACCTGAGCAAGTGGTTGACTTCATAACCGGCTATGTAGAGCCTATACTTGAAGCGAACAAAGCCATATTAGGAAAAAAAGCGGAACTCTCCGTTTAA
- the proC gene encoding pyrroline-5-carboxylate reductase, whose translation MKIGFIGIGNMGSAMLKGASTKLDKTNLTYTDINKAMMEQIKEETGITYEATNISLTKSVDIIVLAVKPQYLKDVMEDIRSHVKPSQIILSIAPGITIEHIKHALGEKTRVVRCMPNTPALVLEGMSGYCFSHDAYTQEEMDFIRDFFTSFGRGIELTEHQLDMVVPISGSSPAYGFMMIEAMADAGVLIGLPRQISYELAAQSMLGAAKMVLETKTHPAALKDAVCSPGGTTIEAVRVLEKNGFKSSIIEAMVACYDKTKSFK comes from the coding sequence ATGAAGATTGGATTCATCGGCATTGGAAATATGGGATCGGCCATGTTAAAAGGCGCATCCACCAAACTGGACAAGACCAACCTGACCTATACAGACATCAACAAGGCCATGATGGAACAGATCAAAGAAGAAACAGGCATAACCTACGAAGCAACTAATATTAGCCTGACGAAGTCTGTTGATATTATTGTACTGGCGGTTAAGCCTCAGTACTTAAAAGATGTCATGGAAGACATACGCAGTCATGTCAAGCCAAGTCAGATCATCTTATCCATCGCACCGGGCATCACCATTGAACATATCAAACACGCCCTAGGCGAAAAAACCAGAGTGGTACGCTGTATGCCAAACACACCGGCCCTTGTTCTGGAAGGCATGAGTGGGTATTGTTTTTCCCATGATGCTTATACACAAGAGGAAATGGATTTTATACGGGATTTCTTCACTTCTTTTGGCCGAGGTATTGAGCTTACGGAGCATCAACTGGATATGGTTGTACCCATATCGGGTAGTTCACCGGCCTACGGTTTTATGATGATTGAAGCCATGGCAGATGCCGGTGTCCTCATCGGATTGCCAAGACAGATCAGTTATGAGTTAGCCGCTCAATCTATGCTAGGAGCTGCTAAGATGGTACTTGAGACCAAGACCCATCCGGCCGCACTCAAAGACGCAGTATGTTCACCGGGGGGCACCACCATTGAAGCGGTGAGAGTCCTTGAGAAAAACGGCTTCAAGAGCAGCATCATAGAAGCCATGGTGGCTTGTTATGACAAGACCAAAAGTTTCAAATAA